A part of Bacillus rossius redtenbacheri isolate Brsri chromosome 1, Brsri_v3, whole genome shotgun sequence genomic DNA contains:
- the LOC134530140 gene encoding endo-polygalacturonase-like produces the protein MGHLGSSPIPWTSLLVAFLVATQQASTKDLRHVTEPKIPAACVSLRGTDSDETSVLQKALTSCSKGNAVHLASGTFVSGPLTIPSGVSLWIDSGAVLKASSNPKEFDTGKNLCGTLNIEYTACKPLIEIKDATGSGIYGKGTIDGQGGVTMTGKSISWWELSHEAQIKNTNHNCPNLIEVSSSKNITLYDITLKNSPGSHVIIKMTYGFTAWGITINTPANARNTDGMDPSGSQNITVAHSSIGAGDDNIAIKGGNAATRHVSIMNNHFGSGHGMSIGSETYSGVSDVTVTSLTLEGTTNGLRIKSDRSRGGLVTGISYTNVCMKNVANPIVLDTQYSHTASGNKIPEYRDITFNNIKVLTAGKYMFNGYSDANHIQATLNNVHIAKGSTWTTSHAKITGNYSEDASGCSC, from the coding sequence atggGACATCTGGGATCTTCTCCGATTCCTTGGACTTCGTTGTTGGTGGCATTTCTGGTCGCGACTCAGCAAGCATCTACTAAAGATTTGCGTCATGTCACTGAGCCCAAGATCCCAGCAGCCTGCGTGTCCCTGCGAGGAACTGACAGCGACGAGACTAGTGTCCTCCAGAAGGCCCTCACCTCCTGCAGCAAGGGAAATGCTGTCCATCTGGCATCCGGCACCTTCGTCTCGGGCCCGCTGACCATCCCCTCTGGAGTCAGTCTGTGGATTGACAGTGGTGCGGTGTTGAAAGCCAGCTCGAATCCAAAGGAATTCGACACTGGGAAAAACCTCTGTGGCACACTTAACATCGAATACACTGCCTGCAAACCATTGATTGAGATAAAAGATGCAACAGGAAGTGGTATTTATGGGAAAGGCACCATTGATGGACAGGGTGGTGTTACAATGACTGGCAAAAGTATCAGTTGGTGGGAGTTGTCCCACGAAGCACAAATAAAGAACACAAATCACAACTGTCCCAACCTGATTGAAGTTAGCAGTTCGAAGAACATTACTTTGTACGATATAACCCTGAAGAACTCCCCCGGTTCTCACGTCATCATCAAAATGACCTATGGGTTCACAGCTTGGGGAATCACCATCAACACGCCAGCGAATGCTCGAAACACCGATGGCATGGACCCGAGTGGATCGCAGAACATCACAGTCGCACACAGCAGCATCGGCGCTGGCGATGATAATATTGCAATCAAAGGTGGCAATGCTGCTACAAGACATGTATCAATTATGAACAACCATTTCGGTTCGGGACATGGTATGTCCATCGGCAGCGAAACGTACAGCGGCGTGAGCGACGTGACTGTCACTTCGCTCACTCTGGAAGGCACTACCAATGGCCTGCGCATAAAGAGTGATCGCTCACGCGGTGGCCTGGTGACCGGCATCTCGTACACCAACGTCTGCATGAAAAATGTTGCCAACCCCATTGTATTGGACACGCAGTACAGCCATACAGCTAGTGGTAATAAGATCCCAGAATATCGGGACATAACTTTTAACAATATTAAAGTCTTAACAGCtggaaaatatatgtttaatggaTATAGTGACGCGAATCATATCCAGGCCACATTGAATAATGTACATATCGCTAAAGGTTCAACCTGGACGACAAGTCATGCCAAGATTACTGGAAATTACTCTGAAGATGCAAGTGGCTGTAGTTGCTGA